One window of the Acaryochloris sp. CCMEE 5410 genome contains the following:
- a CDS encoding PilW family protein, which yields MRRFQHWCLQQFVRQFTLQDHPQWHEQGVTLVELLAATIITGLVTSVIGFGVITASQANKKTESVAARRHDLSRAFDFISNEIRMANRINRTNNVVASNSSTLANVVTDAGLNLADLGAYGTLVLYLEIPINSSIPEVCPADGPNAGVAPPQPANYDRVVYDVRASGQDWLPPNSIFRYGRIPELDGSINPCSDPIASDTLVDAIATANDESPPCPAPGVLVGSMGFQACVKGTQVDLLMRSNISDVEIHRLSSTATSRLGNTQTVPVLTGTRLSGTDTVDLSWTWSGQTALTTYAVQQVIVTNTSQVYSGSNSSTSVALSGSIGEQHCYSVTATTGVVTSPESNTVCLTK from the coding sequence ATGAGACGTTTCCAACATTGGTGTTTACAGCAGTTTGTGAGGCAGTTTACCCTGCAGGACCATCCTCAATGGCATGAGCAGGGCGTAACCTTGGTAGAACTCCTTGCGGCAACAATTATTACAGGTTTGGTGACGAGTGTAATTGGGTTTGGGGTGATTACTGCCTCCCAAGCTAACAAAAAAACTGAATCTGTTGCTGCCCGGCGCCATGACCTAAGTAGGGCCTTTGATTTCATCAGCAATGAGATCAGAATGGCCAATCGCATCAATCGCACCAATAATGTTGTGGCTTCAAACTCTTCGACCTTGGCCAATGTGGTTACGGATGCAGGATTAAACCTGGCTGATCTGGGGGCCTATGGAACATTGGTCCTATATCTGGAAATCCCCATTAATTCGTCCATTCCTGAGGTTTGTCCAGCAGATGGTCCCAATGCTGGTGTTGCGCCCCCGCAGCCAGCAAACTATGACCGGGTGGTCTATGATGTGCGGGCCAGTGGACAAGATTGGCTTCCCCCCAACTCAATTTTTCGATATGGTCGGATTCCAGAGTTGGACGGTAGCATTAATCCTTGTAGTGATCCTATTGCTAGCGATACTTTGGTGGATGCGATCGCAACTGCGAATGATGAGTCTCCCCCTTGCCCAGCACCGGGTGTACTCGTTGGATCCATGGGGTTTCAAGCCTGCGTTAAGGGGACACAGGTGGACTTGCTGATGCGAAGCAATATATCGGATGTCGAAATTCATCGTTTGAGTAGTACTGCCACCTCCCGATTGGGAAATACCCAGACGGTTCCGGTTCTGACGGGGACAAGATTGTCTGGCACCGATACGGTGGATTTGTCTTGGACATGGTCTGGTCAAACGGCATTGACCACCTATGCTGTGCAGCAAGTGATTGTCACCAATACATCGCAAGTTTACAGTGGGAGCAATTCTTCCACTTCAGTGGCGTTGTCGGGGAGTATTGGCGAACAGCATTGCTATTCAGTGACTGCAACCACTGGGGTGGTGACGAGCCCCGAAAGCAATACCGTGTGTCTTACGAAGTAA
- a CDS encoding Tfp pilus assembly protein FimT/FimU produces the protein MLPNNLKLPPYSLSPVSGFTLIEKMVIVAILGIVASISAPGVWGMLNRAKLKQTVAEVRTALNETQREAIRGNKVCTVTLNFVEGKVTGSCLKTGDRNLASEISIATNLTNDGSNPLTNQKSRVISDSQIVQGVSNGVSPSLIALSDSSDHGDRASHAGMVVQVISPCRPFSSGQCVQLAGDFVGDEDSPGTSSSVVSYDIPIRFGVLGNPDFSIVSDGSSPTDPSGKIVFFFPDDTQGTKRCIAISNTLGLTRVGTYTGEMTPLAITTTGRCIAEKWDQQ, from the coding sequence ATGCTCCCCAACAACTTGAAATTGCCTCCGTACAGTTTATCTCCGGTATCTGGATTTACCTTGATAGAGAAGATGGTGATTGTGGCCATTTTGGGGATTGTTGCTAGCATTTCTGCGCCGGGGGTTTGGGGAATGCTGAATCGAGCCAAACTGAAGCAAACCGTTGCTGAAGTTCGGACTGCTCTGAACGAAACCCAACGGGAAGCGATCCGCGGTAATAAAGTTTGTACCGTTACCCTCAATTTTGTGGAAGGGAAGGTGACAGGGTCTTGTTTAAAGACGGGCGATCGCAACTTAGCTTCAGAAATTTCCATCGCTACGAATTTAACCAATGACGGTTCGAATCCTCTGACGAATCAAAAGAGTCGGGTCATATCGGATAGCCAGATTGTGCAAGGGGTCAGTAATGGGGTTTCTCCTTCTTTAATTGCCTTGTCAGATTCATCAGATCATGGAGATCGAGCTTCCCATGCGGGCATGGTTGTACAAGTCATTTCACCCTGTCGACCATTCAGCTCTGGACAGTGTGTGCAACTAGCAGGTGATTTTGTGGGTGATGAGGATTCACCAGGGACATCTTCTTCCGTAGTGTCCTATGACATTCCCATTCGATTTGGCGTTCTGGGTAACCCCGACTTTTCGATTGTTAGTGATGGGAGTAGCCCGACTGACCCTAGTGGCAAGATTGTTTTCTTTTTCCCTGATGATACCCAAGGGACGAAACGTTGTATTGCTATTTCGAATACTTTGGGACTGACCCGAGTGGGGACCTATACCGGCGAGATGACGCCGTTAGCGATTACGACGACGGGACGTTGCATTGCAGAGAAATGGGATCAGCAATGA
- a CDS encoding type II secretion system protein J — MRQSEVRNLIQRLVLQLKLMPASSTCADSRGMGFTLIEVLVAMIVAAVFVSMTMQAIVTSTAFRVVATQYDEAVSWIQEDLEMVVNQATQYEVAPQPYSSRCLATLSSNGLAAGFLNDSVAGLGGTSTTIGPRALGGKTIH; from the coding sequence ATGCGTCAAAGTGAGGTGAGGAATCTGATTCAGCGGCTGGTGCTGCAATTGAAATTGATGCCAGCCAGTTCAACTTGTGCTGACAGTCGAGGGATGGGTTTTACGTTGATAGAAGTACTTGTGGCGATGATTGTTGCCGCTGTTTTTGTCTCTATGACGATGCAAGCCATTGTTACCTCTACTGCGTTCCGCGTTGTAGCCACTCAATATGATGAAGCAGTGAGTTGGATCCAAGAAGACTTGGAAATGGTGGTTAATCAAGCGACCCAGTATGAAGTAGCGCCCCAACCCTATTCTTCTCGATGTTTAGCAACTCTGAGTAGTAATGGTTTAGCGGCAGGGTTTCTAAATGATTCTGTAGCGGGTTTAGGGGGGACCTCTACTACTATTGGCCCGAGGGCTTTGGGGGGAAAAACTATACACTAA
- a CDS encoding diguanylate cyclase, translating into MRIRSPRQTSLRQRLSIGLGTMLVPFLLLAGGALVSFEGAIDSFEKQENVGLEELFPLARIEGLMLDISGVVNVEDTTSKTVSVAKFEKTAADINYNFKIILTRPSQLPERNESIYRIQEEWNQLEDLGLEIVGSSIQAYKADKNAKISEFQLKLQEILQNVQELNYRLIAFQNTENLRQAQLVRGRVRLLVAIIFLLALTIAVICAYALSRSILVPLYRLQEGVKHLADGNLKYRIKLKTQDEFSRLANTFNAMAGSLEQSQTDLERLATLDGLTEVYNRREFNRWLSVEFERSRRDEHPVSLIMVDLDHFKQLNDTYGHQAGDEALCCVAQLLRKEVRPGDIVSRYGGEEFAIILPKSSVEDSVAVAHRIRREIAIQPIRISSEDRIHLTASLGLATFPSDVQSEEALLRKADQALFQAKKLGRNRVCLATEVSRSSPG; encoded by the coding sequence ATGCGCATTAGGTCTCCTCGCCAGACCTCCCTCCGCCAGCGTTTAAGCATCGGCCTAGGAACGATGTTAGTCCCCTTTTTATTACTGGCAGGAGGGGCATTGGTATCCTTTGAGGGAGCAATAGATAGTTTTGAAAAGCAAGAAAATGTTGGACTAGAAGAATTATTCCCCTTAGCTAGAATAGAGGGATTAATGCTTGACATTTCTGGGGTTGTAAATGTAGAAGATACCACCTCTAAAACAGTTTCTGTTGCTAAATTTGAAAAAACTGCTGCTGATATTAACTACAATTTTAAAATTATCTTAACTCGGCCTTCACAATTGCCTGAACGGAATGAATCGATATACCGCATTCAGGAAGAATGGAATCAACTAGAAGATTTAGGCTTAGAGATCGTAGGATCTAGTATTCAGGCTTATAAAGCGGATAAAAATGCCAAAATATCAGAATTTCAGTTAAAACTGCAGGAAATACTGCAAAATGTACAAGAGCTCAATTATCGACTCATTGCATTTCAAAATACAGAAAATCTTCGCCAAGCTCAATTAGTCAGAGGAAGGGTCAGGCTATTAGTTGCCATCATTTTCCTTTTGGCTTTAACCATAGCGGTGATTTGTGCCTATGCTTTATCTCGATCGATCTTGGTTCCTTTGTATCGGTTACAAGAGGGGGTAAAGCATTTAGCAGATGGCAACTTGAAATATCGAATTAAACTCAAAACCCAAGATGAGTTTTCTCGCCTAGCCAATACTTTTAATGCCATGGCAGGAAGTTTAGAGCAAAGCCAAACAGATTTAGAACGGTTAGCAACTTTAGATGGCCTGACGGAGGTGTATAACCGCCGAGAATTTAACCGCTGGTTATCGGTGGAGTTTGAACGGTCTAGACGCGATGAACATCCCGTTTCTTTAATTATGGTGGATCTCGATCATTTCAAACAATTAAATGATACCTATGGTCATCAGGCTGGGGATGAAGCGTTATGTTGTGTTGCTCAACTTCTCAGGAAAGAAGTGCGTCCAGGGGATATCGTCAGCCGCTATGGCGGAGAGGAATTTGCGATTATATTACCCAAATCCTCTGTAGAAGACAGTGTAGCTGTGGCCCATCGTATTCGTCGAGAAATTGCAATTCAACCCATTCGTATTTCTTCGGAAGATCGCATCCATCTAACGGCAAGTTTGGGGTTAGCAACATTTCCGAGTGATGTGCAGTCAGAAGAGGCGCTTTTACGAAAAGCCGATCAGGCCCTATTTCAAGCGAAGAAACTGGGCCGAAATCGAGTTTGTTTGGCAACAGAGGTCTCTCGATCAAGTCCAGGTTAA
- a CDS encoding aspartoacylase, whose translation MTSTKQYNAFEAILLNNNHIRQVVIVGGTHGNERIGLYLVKKFNQDSSLLFRPNLTTTCLIGNPQACKENRRYIDTDLNRCFIKADLDNQLLGRHEERQAKVLHQQLGPKGNSDNFLLDLHSTTANMGLTLILVNDHPFNLHLAAYLTHHNPQVRVYRWTQGNQENAFVSSLCQLGFAIEVGPIPQGILLASLFQETETLIHQTLDYLEQINRDVSLPLPRTLPLFQHLDVVDFPKTSSGELAGMVHPQLQGKDYQPLNPGDPIFLTFEGQTLFYEGCSTVWPIFINEAAYYEKDIAMCLTHKQDISLKWN comes from the coding sequence ATGACCTCCACAAAACAATATAATGCTTTTGAGGCAATCTTATTGAACAACAATCATATTCGACAGGTTGTCATTGTCGGGGGAACCCATGGGAACGAACGTATAGGATTGTACTTAGTCAAGAAATTTAATCAAGATTCATCATTACTCTTTCGCCCTAACCTGACAACCACTTGTCTAATTGGCAATCCCCAAGCTTGCAAAGAAAATCGACGATACATTGATACTGATTTGAACCGGTGTTTTATCAAAGCTGATTTAGATAATCAGCTTTTAGGTCGACACGAAGAGAGACAGGCTAAAGTCCTTCACCAGCAATTAGGTCCTAAAGGGAATTCCGATAATTTCCTATTAGATCTACATTCCACCACAGCCAATATGGGTCTAACTCTCATACTGGTAAATGACCATCCCTTTAATCTTCATTTAGCGGCCTACTTGACCCATCACAATCCTCAAGTGCGGGTCTACCGATGGACCCAAGGGAACCAGGAGAATGCTTTTGTCAGCTCCCTGTGTCAACTGGGTTTCGCTATAGAAGTGGGGCCCATTCCCCAAGGCATTCTATTAGCGTCCTTATTTCAGGAGACCGAAACTTTAATTCATCAAACCCTGGACTATTTGGAGCAAATCAATCGAGATGTCTCCCTCCCGTTACCCAGAACTCTGCCTCTATTTCAGCATCTTGATGTCGTTGACTTCCCCAAAACATCTAGTGGAGAACTAGCAGGTATGGTTCATCCTCAGCTTCAAGGAAAGGACTATCAGCCCTTGAATCCAGGTGATCCGATATTCTTAACCTTTGAAGGCCAAACTCTTTTCTATGAAGGTTGCTCGACTGTATGGCCCATTTTTATCAATGAAGCAGCCTATTACGAAAAAGACATTGCCATGTGTTTAACTCATAAACAAGACATTTCACTGAAGTGGAATTGA
- a CDS encoding alpha/beta hydrolase — MNHRSGRFKGVGGLSLFYQTWQPLNQVRANIIIVHGLGSHSNTFSTLVSHLVECGYAVYSFDLRGHGQSEGMRGYINRWSEFREDLRGFIHLVTTESPRCPSFIYGHSLGATIALDYVVRLPHGIQGVILSALPIGKVGLSPVKFFIGRILSSIWPSFALNTGIDLSAGSRNPAVIQTHAQDPLRHTRGRARMSTEFFSTLDWLNAHVEKLSIPVLMLHGAADRTIPPDSSRDYFQGITYSDKTYIEYPNAYHDLHLDLGYQTVLADVEHWLEKHVAHSALPEKA; from the coding sequence ATGAACCATCGAAGCGGCAGGTTTAAAGGGGTTGGCGGTCTCAGCCTGTTCTATCAAACCTGGCAGCCCCTAAATCAAGTCCGGGCTAACATTATCATTGTTCATGGGTTAGGTAGCCACTCAAATACGTTTAGCACACTCGTAAGCCACCTGGTTGAGTGTGGGTATGCAGTTTATAGCTTCGATCTGCGAGGTCATGGGCAGTCGGAAGGGATGCGCGGTTACATTAACCGATGGTCGGAATTTCGAGAAGATTTAAGGGGATTTATCCACCTTGTGACAACGGAATCTCCTCGATGTCCTTCCTTTATTTATGGCCACAGTTTAGGGGCAACCATTGCTTTAGATTATGTTGTTCGCCTCCCCCATGGCATTCAAGGGGTTATTTTGAGTGCGTTGCCGATTGGCAAAGTTGGACTATCTCCCGTTAAATTCTTTATCGGCCGAATTTTGTCTTCCATTTGGCCCAGTTTTGCTCTTAACACAGGAATTGATTTATCGGCGGGCTCTCGTAATCCTGCCGTTATTCAGACTCATGCTCAAGATCCCCTCCGCCATACCCGGGGTAGGGCTCGGATGTCGACAGAATTTTTCTCAACGTTGGATTGGTTAAACGCCCATGTTGAGAAGTTGAGCATTCCAGTGCTTATGCTGCATGGTGCGGCTGATCGAACGATTCCGCCAGACTCTAGTCGTGATTACTTTCAAGGCATTACCTATTCAGATAAGACATATATTGAATATCCGAATGCCTACCATGATCTTCATCTAGATCTCGGTTATCAGACGGTTTTAGCAGATGTGGAGCATTGGTTGGAGAAACATGTTGCTCACTCTGCATTGCCAGAAAAAGCATGA
- the gcvP gene encoding aminomethyl-transferring glycine dehydrogenase has product MTQSPTSTPVFAGLSSSSGDISKFDSLAKLLKPSDTFAHRHIGPSESDINQMLDTMNVEDLEALIDAAVPAQIRLKQPLKLGYERGEYELIQELRSIAAKNQIFRSYIGMGYAGCITPPVIQRNILENPGWYTQYTPYQAEIAQGRLEALLNYQTMVMDLTGLEIANASLLDEGTAAAEAMAMSYNLQKKQTANTFFVSEQCHPQTIDIIRTRALPLGIEVIVGDHQQYNFADHATFGALLQYPATDGSIHDYRTFVEAAHQAGALVTVATDLLSLLLLTPPGEWGADIAVGNSQRFGVPLGYGGPHAAFFATRAAYQRKIPGRIVGISHDVQDKPALRLALQTREQHIRRDKATSNICTAQVLLAVIAGMYAVYHGPQGLKQIANRVHGLTSLLGVGLKKLGFELTSELFFDTVTVKLGTLSAEELRVRSQSQSINLRYLDDETASIAFDETTTPKDLWDVLSLFTSDNLSFTLEDLLAETTVDYPELHQRTSPYLTEPVFNNYHSESELLRYMHRLQAKDLSLTTSMIPLGSCTMKLNGTSEMAPVTWPEFGQLHPFVPVEQAQGYKVLFQQLEAMLAEITGFAGISLQPNAGSQGEYTGLLVIHQYHASRGETHRNICLIPDSAHGTNPASAVMAGMKVVVVACDELGNIDMADLRQKAEQHRDHLSALMVTYPSTHGVFEETIQEICDLIHECGGQVYMDGANLNAQVGLCRPGDIGADVCHLNLHKTFCIPHGGGGPGMGPIGVAAHLAPFIPQHPVISMGGEAGIGAVAAAPWGSASILPISWVYIALMGARGLTQATKVAILNANYIAKRLEAYYPVLYKGKSGLVAHECILDLRGVKKTAGIEVEDIAKRLMDYGYHAPTVSWPVPGTIMIEPTESESKAELDRFCEAMIAIRAEIAEIEAGQADAQNNVLKNAPHPADVVIADSWDRPYSREKAAYPAPWTRESKFWPAVSRINNAYGDRNLVCSCAPLSDYAEQ; this is encoded by the coding sequence ATGACCCAATCCCCAACATCGACTCCCGTTTTTGCTGGACTTTCATCCTCTTCAGGAGATATCAGCAAGTTTGATTCCCTGGCTAAACTCCTGAAACCCTCTGATACCTTTGCTCACCGCCACATCGGCCCCAGCGAATCAGACATCAATCAGATGCTAGACACGATGAATGTTGAGGACTTGGAGGCGTTGATTGATGCAGCAGTCCCTGCTCAAATTCGCCTCAAGCAGCCTCTAAAGTTGGGGTATGAGCGAGGAGAGTATGAGCTAATCCAAGAATTACGCTCAATTGCTGCTAAGAATCAAATTTTTCGGTCCTATATTGGCATGGGGTATGCCGGATGTATTACCCCTCCAGTCATTCAGCGGAATATTCTGGAGAATCCCGGTTGGTATACCCAATACACCCCCTACCAAGCTGAAATCGCCCAGGGTCGGTTAGAGGCTCTGCTCAATTACCAAACCATGGTAATGGACTTAACGGGTTTGGAAATTGCCAATGCCTCCCTGTTGGATGAAGGGACTGCTGCGGCTGAGGCAATGGCCATGAGCTATAACCTGCAAAAGAAGCAGACGGCTAACACCTTTTTTGTTTCGGAGCAATGCCATCCCCAAACAATTGATATCATTCGGACTCGGGCATTACCCTTAGGCATTGAGGTCATTGTCGGTGATCACCAGCAATATAATTTTGCTGATCATGCAACCTTTGGGGCACTGCTCCAATACCCGGCTACAGATGGGAGCATTCATGACTATCGAACCTTTGTGGAGGCGGCCCATCAGGCCGGAGCCTTAGTCACCGTAGCCACAGATTTGCTCAGCCTACTATTGCTAACACCCCCGGGAGAATGGGGCGCTGATATTGCCGTGGGTAATAGCCAACGGTTTGGCGTGCCCCTGGGGTATGGCGGTCCCCATGCCGCATTTTTTGCAACTCGAGCAGCCTATCAGCGCAAAATTCCCGGTCGAATCGTCGGAATTTCCCATGACGTACAAGATAAGCCAGCCCTAAGGCTAGCGCTACAAACCCGCGAGCAACATATTCGTCGGGATAAAGCGACCAGCAATATTTGTACGGCTCAAGTTTTATTAGCTGTAATTGCGGGGATGTATGCGGTCTACCACGGTCCTCAAGGGTTAAAACAAATCGCAAACCGGGTGCATGGATTAACCAGTTTGCTAGGAGTTGGGTTGAAGAAGCTGGGGTTTGAGCTGACCTCAGAGCTATTCTTCGATACGGTAACGGTGAAGTTAGGAACGTTGTCGGCGGAGGAATTGCGGGTGCGATCGCAATCCCAATCCATCAATCTTCGGTATCTAGATGATGAAACTGCGAGCATCGCTTTTGATGAAACTACCACTCCAAAAGATCTCTGGGATGTCCTCAGCCTATTTACCTCGGATAATCTCAGCTTCACCCTAGAAGATTTACTCGCTGAAACCACCGTTGACTATCCTGAACTGCATCAACGCACCAGTCCTTATCTGACTGAGCCTGTTTTTAACAACTACCATTCAGAGTCAGAGCTGCTTCGCTATATGCATCGACTGCAGGCTAAGGATCTGTCATTAACCACCTCAATGATTCCCCTAGGATCCTGCACCATGAAGCTCAACGGTACCTCAGAGATGGCGCCCGTGACTTGGCCTGAGTTTGGTCAACTCCATCCGTTTGTCCCCGTGGAGCAAGCCCAGGGTTACAAAGTGCTTTTTCAACAGTTGGAAGCCATGCTGGCAGAAATCACGGGATTTGCCGGAATTTCTCTTCAACCCAATGCGGGTTCCCAAGGAGAATACACAGGCTTGTTGGTGATTCATCAGTATCATGCCAGCCGAGGAGAAACCCATCGCAATATCTGCTTAATTCCAGACTCTGCCCACGGCACCAACCCAGCCAGTGCAGTGATGGCTGGGATGAAAGTGGTGGTGGTAGCCTGCGATGAGCTGGGCAATATCGATATGGCCGATCTGCGCCAAAAAGCAGAGCAGCATCGCGACCATCTATCGGCCCTGATGGTGACCTATCCCTCTACCCACGGCGTCTTTGAAGAAACCATTCAAGAGATCTGTGACCTGATCCATGAGTGTGGCGGGCAGGTCTATATGGATGGCGCTAACCTCAACGCCCAGGTAGGGTTATGTCGTCCTGGCGATATTGGTGCGGATGTCTGTCACCTGAATTTGCATAAGACATTCTGTATTCCCCACGGTGGCGGTGGCCCAGGCATGGGGCCGATTGGCGTAGCAGCCCACCTTGCCCCGTTTATTCCTCAACACCCAGTCATCTCCATGGGAGGAGAAGCAGGCATTGGTGCCGTAGCAGCCGCCCCCTGGGGCAGTGCCAGTATTCTACCCATCTCTTGGGTGTATATTGCCTTGATGGGCGCGAGGGGCTTAACTCAGGCAACCAAGGTGGCAATACTGAATGCGAACTATATTGCCAAGCGCCTGGAAGCTTATTACCCCGTCCTTTACAAAGGTAAGTCGGGTTTAGTGGCCCATGAATGCATTCTGGACTTAAGAGGCGTCAAGAAAACGGCTGGGATTGAGGTCGAAGATATTGCCAAACGACTGATGGACTATGGCTATCATGCCCCGACCGTGTCTTGGCCAGTCCCTGGCACCATTATGATTGAGCCGACGGAAAGCGAATCCAAGGCTGAACTAGACCGATTCTGCGAAGCGATGATTGCCATCCGAGCAGAGATTGCCGAAATTGAGGCGGGACAGGCAGACGCCCAGAACAACGTCTTAAAAAATGCACCCCATCCTGCCGATGTGGTGATTGCCGATAGCTGGGACCGACCTTATTCAAGAGAGAAGGCAGCTTATCCTGCACCCTGGACTCGGGAGTCTAAGTTCTGGCCTGCCGTCAGTCGGATTAACAATGCCTATGGCGATCGTAACTTGGTCTGCTCCTGTGCACCGCTATCAGACTACGCTGAGCAATAA
- a CDS encoding pentapeptide repeat-containing protein, translating into MTRPSSPTPNPEEQKSSASHRSVDETERSLANGKGELSPSLAGLKSSSTRLLQSATASSSIELVTGAATVVLIVGLLFHNPWIGLPAAVVVLWLSLRVLWPPLSKALQEWVSVRNQQLILAGVLSVFGLIGVIQFTGLPQMLLGGRTVNWEAVGALADSFGAVGQILVAFLALYVAWRQYVISKELTEQQNRITQQQTIDAYFQGISDLVINEEGLLEDWPPERAIAEGRTAAILTGLSAEGKAKVIRFLSSSKLLTPLKRDRRLGRAIFDGLGGYEEDLEYGVRVIDLVGMLANVDLSGTDLRRTEMSEANLVHTNLQGCDLGRANLSRCILYGANLSKTDLTRTRFFYGEVEQVTPRDRMNPPNFQTGVQTGAVIENADFSKAKGLSEEQRYYCCAWGGKKTRASIPGGCEGIPNKLESSR; encoded by the coding sequence ATGACACGGCCTTCATCCCCAACGCCAAATCCAGAAGAACAAAAGTCTTCGGCATCTCATCGATCAGTTGATGAGACGGAACGGTCTCTTGCAAATGGCAAAGGAGAGTTGTCTCCCTCATTAGCAGGATTAAAATCGTCTTCCACCAGGTTGTTGCAATCTGCTACCGCTTCTTCTTCTATCGAGCTGGTAACCGGAGCAGCAACGGTTGTCCTGATTGTGGGCTTGCTGTTTCATAATCCCTGGATTGGCCTACCGGCAGCCGTGGTGGTGCTGTGGTTGTCTCTCAGAGTACTGTGGCCTCCCTTGAGTAAAGCCCTGCAGGAATGGGTGTCTGTTCGGAATCAGCAACTGATTTTAGCGGGTGTTTTGAGTGTTTTTGGCCTGATCGGCGTTATTCAATTTACAGGGTTGCCCCAAATGTTACTGGGGGGACGGACGGTCAATTGGGAAGCAGTGGGTGCTCTAGCAGACTCCTTTGGAGCAGTGGGGCAAATTTTAGTGGCCTTTTTAGCGCTTTATGTGGCCTGGCGTCAGTACGTGATTTCCAAAGAATTAACAGAGCAGCAAAACCGGATTACCCAACAACAAACGATTGATGCCTATTTCCAGGGCATTTCTGATTTGGTCATCAATGAAGAAGGATTGTTAGAAGATTGGCCCCCGGAGCGAGCTATTGCTGAAGGCCGAACCGCAGCAATCTTGACGGGACTGAGTGCTGAAGGAAAGGCAAAGGTGATTCGGTTCCTGTCCAGTTCTAAGTTATTGACGCCGTTAAAACGCGATCGCAGATTAGGTCGCGCCATTTTTGATGGGTTAGGGGGATATGAGGAAGACTTGGAATATGGCGTACGAGTGATTGACCTAGTGGGTATGTTGGCGAACGTCGATTTGTCCGGGACGGACCTCCGACGGACGGAAATGAGTGAAGCTAATTTGGTTCACACTAACTTACAGGGCTGTGATTTGGGTCGGGCTAACTTGTCCCGCTGTATTTTGTATGGAGCCAATTTATCTAAGACGGATTTGACCCGGACCCGATTTTTCTATGGGGAAGTGGAACAGGTAACACCACGCGATCGCATGAATCCACCCAACTTTCAAACCGGTGTTCAAACTGGGGCTGTAATTGAAAATGCCGATTTTTCTAAAGCGAAAGGATTATCCGAAGAGCAACGGTATTACTGTTGTGCGTGGGGAGGGAAAAAGACGAGAGCATCAATTCCTGGTGGTTGCGAAGGGATTCCTAATAAACTTGAGAGCAGTCGTTGA